A genomic window from Pyxicephalus adspersus chromosome 2, UCB_Pads_2.0, whole genome shotgun sequence includes:
- the LOC140323615 gene encoding uncharacterized protein: MEPRRMATTAVAAAAAGPATTTTLGSPVHRPTGSSLRPARLLCEAGQVTSRPLSPQPGTSASLSRTKDSASKATSFTPEQNAALMESYVQHFPRLRGGLHSQTSHAVRQELWEESARSVNAVGSTQRTITQCQKRLSDIFRHVKRLLGTEAGRSGTYREHLVQRLRKYERLALPFIGTETVVGVDYRDDSDAWQPIFTVFTIVRPKIQKSPPALCARGYVDDEDVTSHRDDTRLPPDHHLQEEVVDPLQRSLEENTEHPCLLVSGSEEFSQAASTVEGPSGEHLPQEKEETHEVSVTGHFKIK, from the exons atggagccaaggagaatggccaccaccgctgtcgctgctgctgctgccggccccgccaccaccaccaccctagGGTCcccagtccatagaccaacaggcagctccctcaggccagctaggttgctttgtgaagcaggccaagtaacatctaggcccctgagccctcaacctggcacctcagccagtttgagccggaccaaggattctgcttccaaggcaaccagcttcactcctgagcaaaatgcagccctcatggagtcctacgtacaacattttccacgactccgtGGCGGCTTGCACTctcagacctcccatgctgtaaggcaggaaCTCTGGGAGGAAAgtgccaggagtgttaatgcagtgggcagtacacaacgaaCCATTACCCAATGTCAAAAACGtctgagtgacatcttcagacacgtcaaaaggctcctgggcacagaggctggaaggagtgggacctatcgtgaacatcttgtgcagcgtctcaggaaGTACGAAAggttggcgttgccattcattgggacagaaacggtggtaggggtggactaccgggatgactccgatgcttggcaaccaa tttttacagtttttacaatagtacgccctaaGATTCAgaagtcccctcctgccctctgtgctcggggttatgtggatgatgaggatgtaacttcgcatcgagatgacactagGCTACCTCccg atcaccatttacaggaggaggttgttgatccactgcagagaagcctggaggagaatacag aacatccatgtctgctggtttctggttctgaagagttttcacaggctgcatccactgtggag ggtccctcaggtgaacatttaccacaagaaaaagaggagacacatgaggtttcc gtcacaggacattttaaaataaagtga